DNA from Rubripirellula lacrimiformis:
TTGCTGGTCCCATCGAGGCGCCCCGTGACACCAAAAAAGAAGAGCAATGCTGCCAGAGCTTGGTTTTGCGTCCCCGCAGTAACTTCACCGACGACTGCTAGCTCGGTTAGGAATTGCCCAATTTCGGGCTCGCCATATTTGTCCACATTTTCGTCGTCCAAGTGGCGAATGAAACGAACGAGCCATCCGACGTAGGCCTGTTCGGTGGACTTTGGGTGATGGAGCACCCGCATTCTCGCTCGCATTTTGCGTACAGCTGCGGGTTCATTCGGATCGATCAGTCCTGGCAAGCCTTCGCCAGGCATACCGCCTCCATTCTCGACTGCCACCCTGGCGCGCTTTTCAAGTTCAGCGAGCTCACCAAGCTTCTGTTTGAAATGAACGAAATCCACCTCGTCATTGCGTAAGACAAGCGCTTGGTACCACTCGACCGCTCGGGCCGCCTGCAATCGCTGCCAGGCTGGCACGCCCCGATCGCGGAGAGAACGGAGGAACGCGAGCACCCGGGACGTCTCAACCTTCAGAGGCTCACCGTCATCTTGCTGTAGTCTTGCGTATTCATCGAACCATTGCGGCATCCATGCCAAATCATTGGGATGCAGCTGGGCACGGCTCAATCGTTGACGAAACAGCTCAACAGACATTGGAACATCCTCAGCGAAAGGCACCTCCCATCAGTGAACGTGTGCTCTACCCCCCCCCCCCCGCGGCGGGGGAAGGCAAGCAAAAAGTGCTTTGAATCAGAAAAGTTCAATCGAGATTCGGTTCTCTCTTCCCCCTCGCTCGGGCTAAGCGTATTATGCACGGGTCAGCCGGGCATAAAACCCTTTATCCTCGCCTGACCCAGTCTGTAAAATGTTTAGACCCCGTGTGAGGCGGGGATAATTAATCGTTCTGTCACTCGGAGACTACAACCTTCACTGACGACACCGAACCTCGCAGCGTACGCCCCTCGATTGAAACGCGACTTTTGCGTCGCCTGCTCGATTGGCAGGTCGAACCAAACGCAACGGTTGATGGCGGACGCACTCTCTTTCAAGAGATCTGCGGCCTACTGGAATTCTATATTTGCGGATGTATCCCGTACGGTCCCGACAATGTCGGTGGGTGGTGGTCTGACGGCGTCATTCATCTTGAAATCGCAAATCCCACCCTCAATCGGTTCACACTGCTGGGTGTGACGTGGATCGACTCACTTGGCATCGCGCCCTTTGAGATTGATTTCGACATCACACGAGACGATGACACTTACTTTACCAAGACCATCTTTCGGATCGGGATTCTCGACGACTACGGAAACCCGACTGTTTGCGATCGTAGTCTTGCTACGTCGCGTGTTCTCGACGCTCGTCCACGGTACAATCGAGATTGGGCGATGACCGTCGAGTTGACGCCTCCAAACGAAGACAGGACAGAACAATGAAATGCACGGGAGGACGGGAGTCGCGTTTCTTGGTCTGCTTGCACGTCTTTCGCCCGTCCCCCGTGATTTCTAACGTTATCTGGCTCGAAATTACTTCACATGTGGCCGTTTCAGAACAGAGAGTCCAAGAAGAGAACACCATGTGTCTCAATTGGTGACATCGTTGCCACTTGGGGGCAAGACGGTTGGTCCTTCTCGGACGGCACGATTGATTTCACGATGTACGAGAATGATATTTTCGATACTTCGATCTTGCACAAA
Protein-coding regions in this window:
- a CDS encoding site-specific integrase, which encodes MSVELFRQRLSRAQLHPNDLAWMPQWFDEYARLQQDDGEPLKVETSRVLAFLRSLRDRGVPAWQRLQAARAVEWYQALVLRNDEVDFVHFKQKLGELAELEKRARVAVENGGGMPGEGLPGLIDPNEPAAVRKMRARMRVLHHPKSTEQAYVGWLVRFIRHLDDENVDKYGEPEIGQFLTELAVVGEVTAGTQNQALAALLFFFGVTGRLDGTSNGRFSCPHQFEVCPQIRSSDLKPRGRGNGL